The following are from one region of the Chloracidobacterium sp. genome:
- the nhaA gene encoding Na+/H+ antiporter NhaA, producing the protein MVKKRSVRLTEAFKDFFENERAGAIILIICTLISLTVANTAFGPSYLQFWQGYLGPLSVEHWVNDGLMAIFFLMIGLELEREIYAGELSDFRSALLPIFAAIGGVAVPALIHFGFNSGLPTQAGIGIPMATDIAFAIGVLALLGSRVPASLKVFLVALAVIDDLIAVIVIAVFYTSELSVGYLAASLGVLGLLVVINRLGMMSLIPYLILGAVAWLFMLKSGVHATIAGVLLAFTIPFTHKRDDADSPSYRLEHALHKPVVFFILPIFALANTGIVLTADWASDLTSPNSLGIILGLVTGKPFGITLLAFIAVMIGLCKLPLDLNWKHVFGAGMLGGIGFTMSIFITNLAFTGSADLINDSKMAILLASLTAGTLGFLFLKLFGQPNIDDVDMDTMDYEADNGEEQPA; encoded by the coding sequence ATGGTCAAGAAACGAAGTGTAAGACTCACAGAAGCTTTCAAAGATTTTTTCGAGAACGAGCGGGCCGGTGCGATCATCCTTATCATCTGCACGCTCATCTCGCTTACTGTTGCGAACACCGCATTTGGACCTTCCTATCTTCAATTTTGGCAAGGCTATCTCGGGCCGTTGAGCGTTGAACATTGGGTCAATGACGGCCTGATGGCGATCTTTTTTTTGATGATTGGCCTAGAACTCGAACGAGAGATATATGCCGGCGAGCTATCGGACTTTAGGAGTGCTTTATTGCCGATCTTTGCTGCCATCGGCGGTGTCGCGGTTCCCGCCCTTATCCACTTTGGCTTCAACTCGGGGCTCCCGACACAGGCCGGTATCGGCATCCCGATGGCGACCGACATCGCTTTCGCCATCGGCGTGCTCGCCCTGCTCGGTTCGCGTGTTCCGGCTTCGCTTAAGGTATTTCTGGTCGCCCTGGCGGTCATTGACGACCTGATCGCTGTTATTGTGATCGCGGTGTTTTACACGTCTGAGCTTTCGGTCGGATACTTGGCAGCTTCGCTCGGAGTTCTCGGATTGCTCGTCGTTATCAACCGCCTTGGCATGATGTCCCTCATCCCGTATCTTATCCTCGGCGCAGTCGCTTGGCTCTTTATGCTAAAGTCCGGCGTACACGCGACCATCGCCGGCGTCCTTCTCGCCTTCACGATTCCCTTTACGCACAAGAGGGATGACGCCGATTCGCCTTCTTACCGGCTCGAACACGCGCTTCACAAGCCGGTCGTCTTCTTCATACTTCCGATCTTTGCCTTGGCAAATACAGGCATCGTTTTAACTGCGGATTGGGCAAGCGACCTGACCTCTCCGAATAGCCTTGGGATCATCCTCGGGCTCGTCACCGGCAAGCCATTCGGGATAACGCTTCTCGCCTTCATTGCTGTTATGATAGGGCTTTGCAAGCTTCCGCTCGACCTCAACTGGAAGCATGTTTTCGGTGCGGGTATGCTTGGAGGGATAGGGTTCACGATGTCGATCTTCATCACGAATCTTGCGTTTACCGGCTCGGCCGACCTGATCAACGATTCGAAGATGGCTATACTATTGGCGTCGTTGACGGCTGGCACACTAGGGTTCCTTTTCCTCAAGCTGTTTGGCCAACCGAA
- a CDS encoding glycosyl hydrolase, with protein sequence MLRLFLGLCILALAMTAEAQWIKQSVNTTASFRGLSVVNEKIVWASGTGGTVIKTIDGGKTWTVMTVPGAEKLDFRDIEAFDANTAYILSIGNGDASRIYKTTDGGKTWELQFTNKDEKAFYDAIACWDRNNCIAMSDPVNEFYQLIVTKDGGKNWTFTGPDKMPRAKAGEAAFAASGTCLIVNGKTDVFLATGGSDARVFRSNDRGLSWFVADTPITRGSPGGGIFSVAFRNELHGTAVGGNYEKPTEATYNLAFTRDGGKTWYSGEGLSGYRSAVAYIDSTTIIAVGTNGTDISRDRGAKWKKIGDENLNSVASKGPRAVWAVGPAGAVYRLSS encoded by the coding sequence ATGTTGCGATTATTTTTGGGACTGTGCATTCTCGCGCTGGCCATGACCGCAGAAGCACAGTGGATAAAACAGTCGGTCAATACGACGGCCTCGTTCCGTGGGCTTTCGGTCGTAAATGAAAAGATCGTCTGGGCAAGCGGCACTGGCGGCACCGTGATCAAGACAATTGACGGCGGCAAAACGTGGACAGTTATGACTGTGCCCGGTGCCGAAAAACTCGACTTCCGCGACATCGAGGCGTTTGACGCGAATACAGCATACATCCTCAGCATCGGCAACGGCGATGCCTCGCGGATATACAAGACAACAGACGGGGGCAAGACATGGGAACTACAATTCACGAACAAGGACGAGAAGGCATTCTACGATGCGATCGCTTGCTGGGACCGGAATAACTGCATAGCAATGAGCGATCCGGTCAATGAATTTTATCAATTGATCGTTACAAAAGACGGCGGGAAGAATTGGACCTTCACTGGGCCCGACAAGATGCCGCGGGCAAAGGCCGGCGAGGCCGCTTTTGCGGCGAGCGGCACCTGCCTCATCGTCAATGGCAAAACGGACGTATTTCTCGCGACCGGTGGCAGCGATGCTCGCGTTTTTCGCTCGAACGACCGCGGACTCTCATGGTTCGTCGCCGATACGCCGATAACCAGAGGCTCCCCGGGCGGCGGAATTTTCTCCGTCGCCTTTCGCAATGAGCTCCACGGAACAGCGGTCGGCGGCAACTACGAAAAGCCGACTGAAGCCACGTATAACCTCGCATTTACTCGCGACGGCGGCAAGACCTGGTACTCTGGCGAAGGGCTCTCCGGATATCGTTCGGCCGTTGCTTATATCGATAGCACAACGATCATCGCAGTCGGCACCAACGGCACCGACATCTCGCGCGACCGAGGTGCAAAGTGGAAAAAGATAGGCGATGAGAACCTCAATTCCGTCGCCTCCAAAGGCCCCCGTGCGGTCTGGGCAGTGGGTCCCGCCGGAGCCGTTTACCGCCTTTCAAGTTGA
- a CDS encoding TIGR01777 family protein has translation MKIIIPGGSGQVGRALASAFHQDGHEVVVLARSPAKSNWKSVKWNGKSLGPWKDEIDGSDVVINLAGRSVNCRYNEANRRLIMDSRIDSTRIIGESISQASTPPKVWLQSSTATIYAHSFDHPNDDVTGTLGGSEPDAPDTWRFSIDVAKSWERVANQADTPNTRKILMRSAMIMGPARGGIFDTMLGIVRFGLGGTAGSGRQYISWIHEVDFIRAVYWLIEHDEFSGPVNIASPNPLPNREFMQIFREAWGTRFGLPAFEWQLALGAFLMRTETELILKSRRVVPKLMTDSGFTFEFPEWKYACRDLCSRWRKENQ, from the coding sequence ATGAAGATCATCATACCAGGCGGAAGCGGACAAGTTGGAAGGGCGCTGGCAAGTGCATTTCATCAAGATGGCCACGAGGTTGTGGTATTGGCCCGTTCGCCTGCTAAGAGCAATTGGAAAAGCGTAAAATGGAACGGCAAGTCGCTTGGGCCATGGAAAGACGAGATCGATGGGTCTGATGTTGTGATCAACCTTGCCGGACGAAGCGTTAATTGCAGATACAACGAAGCGAACCGCCGGCTTATTATGGATTCCCGGATCGATTCGACCCGTATCATCGGCGAATCGATTTCTCAGGCTTCAACCCCACCGAAGGTGTGGCTGCAATCGAGCACGGCAACGATCTACGCCCATTCATTCGACCATCCGAACGACGATGTTACGGGAACTCTCGGCGGCAGCGAGCCTGACGCCCCTGATACCTGGAGATTCAGCATCGACGTTGCGAAGAGCTGGGAACGAGTCGCGAATCAAGCCGATACGCCGAACACGCGTAAGATTTTGATGCGGTCCGCGATGATCATGGGGCCGGCCCGTGGCGGGATCTTTGACACCATGTTAGGCATCGTCCGGTTCGGCCTGGGCGGCACGGCTGGCAGCGGCCGACAGTATATCTCGTGGATACACGAAGTTGACTTCATTCGGGCCGTCTATTGGTTGATCGAACACGATGAATTCTCCGGGCCTGTGAATATCGCATCGCCAAATCCGCTTCCAAACCGTGAGTTCATGCAGATATTTCGCGAGGCCTGGGGAACACGGTTCGGGCTTCCGGCCTTCGAGTGGCAGCTCGCCCTCGGGGCATTCTTGATGCGAACCGAAACCGAGCTTATTTTAAAGAGCCGCCGCGTCGTTCCCAAATTGATGACGGATTCCGGCTTTACATTCGAGTTCCCCGAGTGGAAATATGCGTGTCGCGACCTTTGTTCGCGTTGGCGAAAGGAGAATCAATAA
- the serA gene encoding phosphoglycerate dehydrogenase, which produces MLATKTSYPKAKIKILLLENISDAAVHELEAAGYTQIERLGGAISEEELIKAVKGVHLIGIRSKARITKAVLDAADKLIAIGAFCIGVNQIDLRTAAEKGIAVFNAPHANTRSVAELIIGLCVMLIRRIPDKNAAAHDGTWMKDAKGSFELRGKTLGIIGYGNIGSQVSIMAEAMGMHVIYHDIATKLPHGNAKPIRDLKEMLRQSDIVTLHVPSDATTHNMINAETLKAMKKGSILLNYARGDVVDLPALKKALLSGKLIGAAVDVFPEEPEKNGDHFDCILQNLSNVILTPHIGGSTEEAQSNIGLDVTAKLIKYLDLGTSEGSHTVPPVNLPPQSGTHRILHIHRNIPGVLGEINSRLSAHGINIVGQYLNTSPEIGYVILDVESKLSKEAFELLKDVQGTVRVRMVY; this is translated from the coding sequence ATGCTCGCTACTAAAACATCTTATCCAAAAGCCAAGATCAAGATCCTACTGCTTGAAAATATTTCTGACGCTGCTGTACATGAACTCGAGGCCGCCGGCTACACACAAATAGAACGTCTCGGCGGAGCTATTAGTGAAGAAGAGTTGATCAAAGCAGTAAAAGGCGTCCACCTGATCGGCATCAGGTCAAAAGCCAGGATCACAAAAGCCGTCCTCGATGCCGCGGATAAGCTTATTGCGATAGGCGCCTTCTGCATCGGCGTAAACCAGATCGACCTAAGGACGGCCGCCGAAAAAGGCATCGCTGTATTCAACGCCCCGCACGCAAACACTCGTTCCGTCGCAGAGCTTATCATCGGGCTTTGTGTGATGTTAATTCGAAGAATCCCGGACAAGAATGCTGCCGCTCACGACGGCACGTGGATGAAAGATGCGAAAGGCAGCTTTGAGCTTCGCGGAAAAACCCTCGGCATCATCGGCTACGGCAATATCGGTTCACAGGTATCGATCATGGCAGAAGCGATGGGGATGCACGTTATCTACCACGACATCGCCACTAAACTGCCGCACGGCAACGCAAAGCCGATTCGTGACTTGAAAGAGATGCTTAGACAGTCTGACATCGTCACGCTGCATGTACCATCGGACGCGACGACGCACAACATGATCAACGCCGAGACCCTCAAAGCAATGAAGAAGGGCAGTATCCTTCTCAACTATGCTCGCGGCGATGTCGTCGATCTGCCTGCATTGAAGAAGGCACTTCTTTCCGGAAAACTCATTGGCGCTGCCGTAGATGTCTTTCCTGAAGAGCCCGAAAAGAACGGTGACCATTTCGACTGTATCTTGCAGAACCTGTCGAACGTCATCCTTACGCCTCATATCGGCGGATCTACAGAAGAAGCACAGTCGAATATCGGACTCGATGTAACGGCCAAGCTGATAAAGTATCTCGATCTCGGAACCAGCGAGGGCTCGCACACCGTTCCGCCGGTCAACCTACCTCCACAGTCCGGCACTCATCGAATCCTGCACATCCATCGCAATATTCCGGGCGTGCTCGGCGAGATAAACTCACGACTATCAGCTCACGGGATAAACATCGTCGGCCAGTATCTGAACACGTCCCCGGAGATCGGCTACGTCATTCTCGATGTTGAGTCAAAGCTCTCAAAGGAGGCTTTCGAGCTTTTGAAAGACGTGCAAGGAACCGTGCGTGTGAGAATGGTCTATTGA
- a CDS encoding helix-turn-helix transcriptional regulator: MIVWRTAAYTIQIVSMKKDCDDNSKGFCPVEASLEMLSGKWKGRILWKLYNTPTMRFGELRRSLGSITEKMLAQQLRELESLGLIKRHIYREVPPKVEYSLTEFGKTLGPILDKFAEWGVAHLKKVRSLAKSA, from the coding sequence ATGATAGTATGGCGTACAGCGGCATATACTATCCAAATAGTAAGTATGAAAAAGGACTGCGACGATAATTCAAAAGGATTCTGCCCTGTTGAGGCAAGTCTCGAAATGCTTAGCGGCAAATGGAAAGGGCGGATATTGTGGAAGCTCTATAACACTCCGACCATGCGTTTTGGCGAACTTCGGCGTTCGCTTGGTTCGATCACCGAGAAGATGCTTGCACAACAGCTTAGAGAACTGGAATCGCTTGGTCTCATCAAACGGCATATCTATCGCGAGGTGCCGCCTAAGGTCGAATATTCGCTTACGGAATTCGGTAAGACGCTCGGCCCGATTCTCGACAAATTTGCTGAGTGGGGTGTCGCACATCTAAAGAAAGTAAGATCGCTAGCTAAGTCAGCCTGA
- a CDS encoding type 1 glutamine amidotransferase domain-containing protein, whose product MSLKNANVVNASKPKRVAMVIANQAMSDTTGWPVGFWWSELTHPYFEFTEKGYEVEIFSPAGGKCVADAMSDPRDPSGYSASDLITMGFIHTPALAELVENTKSVGEISVDDFDAIVIAGGQSPMFTFEADETLCSKFVEFYEAGKIAAALCHGVAILKFAKLSNGEYLAKGKTVTGFANVEEDFADRAVWDYGMLPEGQHIMPWRVEDAMREIGANYIQAGLWRGFAVRDGNLITGQQNFSGSETARLIMQALGE is encoded by the coding sequence ATGAGCCTTAAGAATGCAAACGTGGTGAATGCGTCAAAGCCGAAGAGGGTAGCAATGGTAATAGCAAATCAGGCTATGTCCGATACGACCGGTTGGCCTGTGGGCTTTTGGTGGTCGGAACTTACCCATCCCTATTTCGAATTTACCGAGAAGGGTTATGAGGTAGAGATATTCTCGCCTGCGGGCGGCAAGTGCGTCGCGGACGCGATGAGCGACCCTCGCGACCCGAGCGGATATTCCGCCTCCGACCTTATCACGATGGGCTTTATACATACGCCCGCTCTCGCCGAACTGGTCGAAAACACAAAAAGCGTGGGCGAGATCTCGGTAGACGATTTTGACGCGATCGTCATCGCCGGCGGTCAGTCGCCGATGTTTACCTTTGAGGCGGATGAAACCCTTTGCAGCAAGTTCGTCGAATTTTATGAAGCAGGGAAGATCGCGGCGGCACTTTGCCACGGCGTAGCGATACTGAAATTCGCGAAGCTCTCGAATGGCGAGTATCTCGCAAAGGGCAAAACGGTCACGGGCTTTGCGAACGTTGAAGAAGACTTTGCCGACCGTGCCGTTTGGGACTACGGGATGCTTCCGGAAGGACAGCATATAATGCCCTGGCGGGTCGAGGACGCGATGAGAGAGATCGGGGCAAATTACATCCAGGCCGGACTGTGGCGAGGGTTTGCGGTTCGCGACGGTAATCTGATCACCGGCCAGCAGAACTTTTCGGGCAGCGAGACGGCCCGGCTGATAATGCAGGCACTTGGAGAATAA